The proteins below come from a single Bactrocera dorsalis isolate Fly_Bdor chromosome 5, ASM2337382v1, whole genome shotgun sequence genomic window:
- the LOC105223779 gene encoding protein-S-isoprenylcysteine O-methyltransferase: MNTSQRTAPMDNKLCHEGRLSLYCYLTTTIIVLIATVPQIYYGTVPNVWGAAMWGPVLYYALINMVIRYLLRDNDYQIAIRSTFLGFMEAASILVILFASDDLKQFGVYAFFMAFFHYSEFLAIAWCNPNSLSTDSFILNHSIHYALAALASWIEFALEVWLLPSFKSFYYIWLLGVVLCTIGEVIRKVAMITARNSFTHLVQHEKADNHKLITHGIYAYMRHPSYVGWFWWSVGTQIILLNPVCILIYTIVSWKFFHDRIFMEEITLLNFFRSDYHKYQQNVPTGLPCIRGYTLD, encoded by the exons ATGAATACCAGTCAAAGGACAGCACCCATGGACAATAAATTGTGCCATGAAGGACGTTTAAGTTTGTATTGCTACCTGACGACGACTATTATAGTGCTTATAGCTACTGTACCACAAATCTACTATGGTACGGTACCAAATGTTTGGGGTGCTGCAATGTGGGGCCCGGTTCTGTATTATGCACTGATAAATATGGTGATACGTTATTTACTGCGCGATAATGATTACCAG ATTGCAATTCGTTCCACATTTTTGGGTTTTATGGAAGCGGCTAGCATACTAGTGATTTTGTTTGCGTCTGATGACTTAAAACAATTTGGAGTTTATGCTTTCTTTATGGCATTTTTCCATTACTCAGAATTTCTTGCCATTGCATGGTGCAATCCAAATAGTCTTTCTAcagattcttttattttaaaccaCTCAATTCACTATGCTCTGGCAGCATTAGCCAGCTGGATAGAGTTTGCTTTGGAAGTGTGGTTGCTGCCTAGCTTTAAAAGCTTCTATTACATTTGGCTACTCGGTGTGGTGTTATGTACAATTGGTGAAGTTATTAGGAAGGTAGCTATGATTACCGCGCGGAACAGTTTTACGCATCTG GTTCAACATGAAAAGGCAGATAACCACAAATTGATAACGCACGGTATTTACGCTTATATGCGGCATCCGTCGTATGTGGGCTGGTTCTGGTGGTCTGTGGGCACTCAAATAATTCTGCTCAATCCTGTGTGTATATTGATTTACACAATCGTATCATGGAAGTTCTTCCACGATCGAATCTTCATGGAGGAAATAacattattaaatttctttcgcTCCGATTATcacaaatatcaacaaaatgtaCCAACAGGTTTGCCATGCATCAGGGGTTATACCCTCGATTAG